A DNA window from Candidatus Methylomirabilota bacterium contains the following coding sequences:
- a CDS encoding ATP-binding protein, with product MGRALSLRAGSRVSGGGLAEARLALAEFLLGCDDVGECAQRALDWLGAHTEARHAVCLLADQDRTQLVAMAGYGLPASRLAKLAIDLEQREHPLVAALTRSEPVELTLNGSGGRTRVMRLFGRGAFLAIPLMDGRKSEDAYGLLFVNPMAPDVAREGAWLADILGPKLSRLGATRALEAARAGLERERILLESIINAGHDPVLLTDREGRMILANARAEALFASTERESEGRRRAIALNNMLFSAALAGRAIDRAEPARRELLLVDPNDGSDLLFELLSTVVTDASEEPRVVSVLRNVTDLRTAIEAQEENYRKLRAAEANVRAERDRLELVIDAVADPILVTDPAGAIVMMNAPAERLFTVEPDTPGEVDVRVQSNDAHFSSFVSNLLSAGDTLRHSGPIGLTDPETGESLPVEALAGKVLSAQGELVGVVTILHDQREALEKQRLYEQLQRASQELGEKVRQATAELVRQNELLRRQAIQLEHASALKSRFMANMSHEFRTPLNAILGYTSMLLQGVLGELTSRQRRSLSRVDSSGRHLLALISDILDISRIEAGKMPVHISDVPLPELLAEVMAEVEPIVSRTSLSVTEELAPNLPVIESDRPKVKQIVLNLLANALKFTPEGWVKVSATFDDVSDRILVAVADSGIGIADEDQAKIFEDFSQADSSPSRAYSGAGLGLSISRRLASMLGGQVTLQSKLGQGSTFTLILPRTRTNP from the coding sequence GTGGGTCGCGCCCTCTCGCTCCGCGCCGGGTCCCGGGTATCCGGCGGCGGCCTGGCCGAGGCCCGGCTCGCGCTCGCCGAGTTCCTGCTCGGGTGCGACGACGTCGGGGAGTGCGCGCAGCGGGCGCTGGACTGGCTGGGCGCCCACACCGAGGCGCGGCACGCCGTGTGCCTGCTGGCCGACCAGGACCGGACGCAGCTGGTCGCGATGGCCGGGTACGGCCTGCCCGCTTCCCGCCTCGCCAAGCTCGCGATCGACCTCGAGCAGCGCGAGCACCCGCTGGTGGCCGCCCTCACCCGCAGCGAGCCGGTCGAGCTCACGCTGAACGGCTCCGGCGGGCGCACCCGCGTGATGCGGCTGTTCGGCCGCGGGGCGTTCCTGGCGATCCCGCTCATGGACGGCCGGAAGTCCGAGGACGCCTACGGTCTGCTGTTCGTCAACCCGATGGCGCCCGACGTCGCTCGCGAAGGGGCCTGGCTCGCCGACATCCTGGGGCCCAAGCTCTCGCGCCTCGGCGCCACGCGAGCGCTGGAGGCGGCCCGGGCGGGCCTGGAGCGGGAGCGGATCCTGCTCGAGAGCATCATCAACGCCGGCCACGACCCCGTGCTGTTGACCGACCGCGAGGGGCGTATGATCCTGGCCAACGCGCGCGCCGAGGCGCTCTTCGCCTCGACCGAGCGCGAGAGCGAAGGCCGGCGCCGGGCCATCGCGCTGAACAACATGCTCTTCTCGGCCGCCCTGGCCGGCCGCGCCATCGATCGGGCCGAGCCGGCGCGCCGGGAGCTGCTGCTGGTGGATCCGAACGACGGTTCCGACCTGCTCTTCGAGCTGCTGAGCACGGTCGTCACCGATGCGTCGGAGGAGCCCCGGGTGGTCTCGGTCCTCCGGAACGTCACCGATCTCCGCACCGCCATCGAGGCCCAGGAGGAGAACTACCGCAAGCTGCGCGCGGCCGAGGCCAACGTCCGGGCCGAGCGCGACCGGCTGGAGCTGGTCATCGACGCCGTGGCCGACCCGATCCTCGTCACCGACCCCGCGGGCGCCATCGTCATGATGAACGCGCCCGCGGAACGGCTGTTCACGGTAGAGCCCGACACGCCCGGCGAGGTCGACGTCAGGGTCCAGTCGAACGACGCGCACTTCTCGTCGTTCGTCTCGAACTTGCTCTCCGCCGGCGACACCCTGCGCCACTCAGGGCCGATCGGGCTCACGGATCCGGAGACCGGCGAGTCCCTCCCGGTGGAGGCGTTGGCGGGTAAGGTCCTGTCGGCCCAGGGCGAGCTCGTCGGCGTAGTCACGATCCTGCACGACCAGCGAGAGGCGCTCGAGAAGCAGCGGCTCTACGAGCAGCTCCAGCGCGCCTCCCAGGAGCTGGGGGAGAAGGTCCGCCAGGCCACCGCCGAGCTGGTCCGGCAGAACGAGCTGCTGCGGCGCCAGGCGATCCAGCTCGAGCACGCCTCGGCGCTCAAGTCCCGGTTCATGGCCAACATGTCCCACGAGTTCCGCACGCCGCTCAACGCGATCCTGGGCTACACGAGCATGCTCCTGCAGGGCGTCCTCGGGGAGCTGACGTCCCGGCAACGGCGGAGTCTCTCGCGGGTGGACTCCAGCGGGCGGCACCTGCTGGCCCTCATCAGCGACATCCTCGACATCTCCCGCATCGAGGCGGGCAAGATGCCGGTCCATATCAGTGACGTCCCGCTGCCCGAGCTGCTCGCCGAGGTGATGGCCGAGGTGGAGCCGATCGTCAGCCGCACCAGTCTCAGCGTCACCGAGGAGCTGGCCCCCAACCTGCCGGTGATCGAGAGCGACCGCCCGAAGGTCAAGCAGATCGTGCTGAACCTCCTGGCCAACGCGCTGAAGTTCACGCCGGAGGGCTGGGTCAAGGTCTCGGCGACGTTCGACGACGTCAGCGACCGGATCCTCGTCGCCGTCGCCGACTCCGGCATCGGCATCGCCGACGAGGACCAGGCGAAGATCTTCGAGGACTTCAGCCAGGCCGACAGCTCGCCCTCGCGCGCTTACAGCGGCGCCGGGCTGGGGCTCTCCATCTCGCGGCGGCTGGCCTCGATGCTCGGCGGTCAGGTCACGCTCCAGAGCAAGCTCGGCCAGGGCTCCACGTTCACCCTGATTCTCCCCAGGACGCGCACGAACCCATGA
- a CDS encoding gas vesicle protein: MRTELQTSNHRVSGLVDVLDRVLDKGLAIAGDITISLAEVELLTIRIRLIICSIDKAQEIGLDWWKHDRHLSGRQGAVDAPDLRRQIRVLERKVAALSAERVGAPARRRGRGTKSGNEESAQGG; the protein is encoded by the coding sequence ATGAGAACCGAGCTTCAGACCAGCAATCACAGGGTCAGCGGGCTCGTGGACGTGCTGGACCGCGTCCTCGACAAGGGCCTCGCCATCGCCGGCGACATCACGATCTCGCTGGCTGAAGTCGAGCTGCTCACCATCCGCATCCGCCTCATCATCTGCTCGATCGACAAGGCCCAGGAGATCGGCCTCGACTGGTGGAAGCACGACCGGCACCTGTCGGGCCGGCAGGGCGCCGTCGACGCGCCCGATCTCCGGAGGCAAATCCGGGTGCTCGAGCGCAAGGTCGCCGCCCTCAGCGCCGAGCGCGTTGGCGCGCCGGCCCGTCGCCGCGGGCGGGGAACCAAATCAGGGAACGAGGAGTCCGCGCAGGGAGGATGA
- a CDS encoding DoxX family protein gives MRGIWGIGSGWGITAVRIAMALVFIYSGWNKYQAGIPGVTEAFTKMGIPAPGISGPFIMILELVGGILLLFGIAGRWLGLLYAIEFIVAFFYVKLPAGFGGARLDLMLLAGAILLFLAGPGKAAVDEVWLEKR, from the coding sequence ATGCGGGGGATCTGGGGCATCGGATCGGGCTGGGGCATTACCGCGGTGCGGATCGCCATGGCCCTCGTCTTCATCTATTCCGGCTGGAACAAGTACCAAGCCGGTATCCCCGGGGTCACCGAGGCCTTCACGAAGATGGGAATCCCGGCGCCGGGCATCAGCGGGCCGTTCATCATGATCCTGGAGTTGGTCGGGGGCATCCTGCTGCTCTTCGGTATCGCCGGCCGCTGGCTCGGCCTGCTCTACGCCATCGAGTTCATCGTGGCTTTCTTCTACGTGAAGCTGCCAGCGGGCTTCGGCGGGGCGCGCCTGGACCTGATGCTCCTCGCCGGCGCGATCCTCCTCTTCCTGGCGGGCCCGGGGAAGGCCGCCGTCGACGAGGTCTGGCTCGAGAAGAGGTGA
- a CDS encoding branched-chain amino acid ABC transporter permease, with translation MSRRLALVLLLAALAALPWIALADALSLSALLLVYMTLAVSYDILGGYAGLMNLGHSAFFGLGAYAFGIALTRGWPPPAAVVAAVAVPLAFAALISYPIFRLRGAYFALATFGLIPLLELLALNLGGLTGGSRGLTIPLAYRIEVVYYAALVLAAWTVWVSYRIGHSRFGLALMTIREDEDVARSFGVAPYRHKLRALLMGAAPAGLVGAVYAMNLTYLNAEVVLGTEIALVPVTMARLGGTGTVAGPLVGAVIVTAVQELLWTRGSYLRLTVYGLLLVLVRLFMPGGLVRLPALRRLLARLGLGERIYAR, from the coding sequence GTGAGCCGGCGCCTGGCGCTCGTCCTCCTCCTGGCGGCGCTGGCCGCCCTGCCGTGGATAGCGTTGGCGGACGCGCTCTCGCTGAGCGCGTTGCTCCTCGTCTACATGACGCTGGCCGTGTCCTACGACATCCTCGGTGGCTACGCCGGCCTGATGAACCTGGGGCACTCGGCCTTCTTCGGGCTGGGGGCCTACGCCTTCGGAATCGCGCTGACGCGGGGCTGGCCGCCGCCGGCGGCCGTGGTGGCGGCGGTCGCGGTGCCGCTGGCCTTCGCCGCGCTGATCTCCTATCCGATCTTCCGCCTCCGCGGGGCCTACTTCGCGCTGGCGACGTTCGGGTTGATCCCGCTGCTGGAGTTGCTCGCGCTCAATCTCGGCGGGCTCACCGGCGGCTCCCGGGGGCTCACGATCCCGCTCGCCTACCGGATCGAGGTCGTCTACTACGCGGCGCTCGTGCTGGCGGCGTGGACCGTGTGGGTCAGCTACCGGATCGGGCACTCGCGCTTCGGCCTGGCGCTGATGACGATCCGGGAGGACGAGGACGTGGCGCGCAGCTTTGGTGTGGCGCCCTATCGCCACAAGCTCCGGGCCTTGCTGATGGGCGCCGCGCCGGCCGGGCTGGTGGGCGCCGTGTACGCCATGAACCTCACCTATCTCAACGCCGAGGTCGTGCTGGGCACCGAGATCGCGCTGGTGCCGGTGACGATGGCCAGGCTGGGCGGCACCGGCACCGTCGCCGGGCCCCTCGTGGGCGCGGTCATCGTCACCGCGGTGCAGGAGCTCCTGTGGACACGCGGGTCGTACCTCCGCCTCACGGTCTACGGCCTCCTGCTCGTACTGGTCCGGCTCTTCATGCCGGGCGGGCTCGTGCGCCTGCCCGCGCTGCGCCGCCTGCTCGCGCGCCTGGGGCTCGGCGAGCGCATCTACGCGCGGTAA
- a CDS encoding 2Fe-2S iron-sulfur cluster-binding protein, with the protein MKLTVDGRAVEVAAGATVLDAVNALGIPLPQLCKDPDRPPLGACRTCLVHVEGQRGASAACHLPAREGMSVSTTHPDVTRIRAAVLDLTRSMLSAGEGRDGFGQVGVACARHAILEPASTSCGSRPRPRRG; encoded by the coding sequence ATGAAGCTGACGGTCGACGGCCGCGCGGTGGAGGTTGCCGCGGGCGCCACGGTACTCGACGCCGTCAACGCGCTGGGCATCCCGCTGCCCCAGCTCTGCAAGGACCCCGACCGTCCCCCGCTGGGCGCCTGTCGCACGTGCCTCGTGCACGTCGAGGGCCAGCGTGGCGCGTCCGCCGCCTGCCACCTTCCGGCGCGCGAGGGCATGAGCGTCAGCACCACCCATCCCGACGTCACGCGCATCCGCGCCGCTGTGCTCGACCTCACGCGCTCGATGCTCAGCGCGGGGGAGGGGCGCGACGGCTTCGGGCAGGTGGGTGTGGCCTGCGCGCGCCACGCGATCCTCGAGCCCGCGTCGACGAGCTGCGGGAGTCGCCCGAGGCCGAGGCGCGGGTGA
- a CDS encoding NADH-ubiquinone oxidoreductase-F iron-sulfur binding region domain-containing protein produces the protein MTSLAEAIQLASLCGLGQAAPLALLRGLETFGAEFHGRR, from the coding sequence GTGACAAGCCTCGCCGAGGCGATCCAGCTCGCCTCGCTCTGCGGCCTGGGGCAGGCCGCACCGCTGGCGCTGCTGCGCGGCCTCGAGACCTTCGGCGCGGAGTTCCACGGCCGGCGATGA
- a CDS encoding DUF420 domain-containing protein, whose translation MRERAALSAIGVVSAAVVIAVGVLLLGGGRPVSGARDVSALPALNAVLNGTSAVLLATGYVFIRRRQVTAHLTCMLTAFGVSTLFLISYVIYHYYAGSRPFTGPGWIRPLYFALLISHILLAAAIVPLALTTIYRGLTLKLARHVRIARWTLPIWLYVSLTGVLVYWMLYYL comes from the coding sequence ATGAGAGAGCGGGCGGCGCTCTCGGCGATCGGGGTCGTCTCGGCCGCCGTGGTGATCGCCGTGGGCGTGCTGCTGCTGGGGGGCGGGCGGCCGGTGAGTGGAGCGCGTGACGTCTCGGCGCTGCCCGCGCTCAACGCCGTCCTGAACGGCACCAGCGCGGTGTTGCTGGCCACCGGCTACGTCTTCATCCGGCGGCGCCAGGTGACGGCGCACCTCACGTGCATGCTGACCGCGTTCGGCGTCTCCACGCTCTTCCTGATCTCCTACGTGATCTACCACTACTACGCGGGCTCGCGGCCCTTCACTGGCCCGGGCTGGATCCGCCCCCTCTACTTCGCCCTCCTGATCTCCCACATCCTGCTGGCCGCCGCCATCGTGCCGCTGGCCCTCACGACGATCTACCGCGGCCTCACCCTCAAGCTCGCGCGCCACGTGAGGATCGCCCGCTGGACGCTCCCCATCTGGCTTTACGTCTCCCTGACCGGCGTGCTCGTCTACTGGATGCTGTATTACCTGTAG
- a CDS encoding 2-aminoethylphosphonate--pyruvate transaminase, which yields MADREWILLNPGPANTSPSVRQALVMPDLCHREPEFFNMMRSCRERLARLVGGAQDWTAVLFAGSGTAAVEAAICSVVPPERALLVVNNGVYGDRMLRIARAHAIRTEALTYDYVTPVAPRDVERALVAHHEISHVALVHHETTTGLLNPVGEVARVAAEQGRRLVVDAMSSLFGEPLDVTQDGIDFVMASANKCLQGIPGVSFVLARRSAVKALHGRAPRSVYLDLHNQWATQEQDNTPFTPAVQVLHAMEQALVELEREGVATRIARYAENARVLREGMAGLGFEVLVAPGARSSILTTFRLLPGLAYDPLHDAMKRRGYIIYAGQGDIRTYAFRVSNMGTLTPADMKDVVAAFASSLAELGVAAPAKR from the coding sequence ATGGCCGATAGAGAGTGGATCCTGCTGAATCCGGGCCCCGCCAACACCTCGCCGAGCGTGCGCCAGGCGCTGGTGATGCCGGACCTCTGTCATCGGGAGCCGGAGTTCTTCAACATGATGCGGAGTTGCCGGGAGCGCCTGGCGCGTCTGGTCGGAGGGGCTCAGGACTGGACCGCGGTGCTCTTCGCCGGGTCGGGGACGGCCGCCGTCGAGGCCGCGATCTGCTCGGTGGTGCCGCCGGAGCGGGCCCTGCTCGTCGTCAACAACGGCGTCTACGGCGACCGCATGCTCCGCATCGCGCGTGCGCACGCCATCCGCACCGAAGCCCTCACCTACGACTACGTGACCCCGGTCGCGCCCCGCGATGTGGAGCGCGCGCTGGTCGCCCATCACGAGATCAGCCACGTCGCGCTGGTGCACCACGAGACGACGACGGGGCTCCTGAACCCGGTCGGCGAGGTGGCGCGGGTGGCGGCCGAGCAGGGACGGCGGCTGGTGGTGGACGCGATGAGCTCGCTCTTCGGCGAGCCCCTCGACGTCACCCAGGACGGCATCGACTTCGTGATGGCCAGCGCCAACAAGTGCCTGCAGGGCATCCCCGGCGTGTCGTTCGTGCTGGCGCGGCGGAGCGCGGTGAAGGCGCTGCACGGCCGGGCGCCGCGGAGCGTCTACCTCGATCTCCACAACCAGTGGGCGACCCAGGAGCAGGACAACACGCCCTTTACCCCCGCCGTCCAGGTGCTGCACGCCATGGAGCAGGCGCTGGTAGAGCTCGAGCGCGAGGGCGTGGCGACCCGCATCGCCCGCTATGCGGAGAACGCGCGCGTGCTCCGCGAGGGCATGGCCGGGCTGGGCTTCGAGGTCCTCGTCGCTCCGGGCGCGCGCTCGAGCATCCTCACCACGTTCCGGCTCCTGCCGGGGCTCGCCTACGACCCGCTGCACGACGCCATGAAGCGGCGCGGCTACATCATCTACGCGGGGCAGGGTGACATCCGCACCTACGCCTTCCGCGTCTCCAACATGGGTACGCTGACCCCGGCGGACATGAAGGACGTGGTGGCGGCGTTCGCGTCGAGCCTCGCGGAGCTGGGAGTGGCGGCGCCGGCGAAGCGCTGA
- a CDS encoding BON domain-containing protein, whose translation MPTMRFLSTIVVSLVILSFLSGCQSMTGRSAGRFVDDQTITASVKAKLVADKAANLTRVGVKTVNGTVYLTGSVDSAEQKARAEDLANRVNGVRSIVNDIQVSERKPSG comes from the coding sequence ATGCCCACCATGCGGTTCCTCAGCACGATCGTCGTGTCCTTGGTGATCCTCTCGTTCCTCAGCGGGTGCCAGTCCATGACCGGGCGGAGCGCCGGCCGATTCGTGGACGACCAGACCATCACGGCCTCGGTAAAGGCCAAGCTCGTCGCTGACAAAGCGGCCAATCTCACGCGCGTGGGCGTGAAGACCGTCAATGGGACGGTCTACTTGACCGGCTCGGTGGATTCAGCCGAGCAGAAGGCTCGGGCCGAGGATTTGGCTAACCGGGTGAATGGGGTCCGGAGCATCGTCAACGACATCCAGGTGAGCGAGCGGAAGCCGAGCGGGTAA
- a CDS encoding metal ABC transporter permease, which produces MLELLWLPFLACLVLTGIHAYLGLHVLARGVIFVDLALAQVAALGATAALLAGHAAQSDAAYYYSLAFTATGAALFALTRERRGVVPQEAIIGIVYAVAASLTVLVLDRVPQGGEQIKQLLVGSILNVTGDEVARVATLYAMVGLAHWLCRRPLLAISLGGAPPRARLWDFLFYFTFGLVVTSSVRMAGVLLVFSYLIVPAVAGAWLAPRLGGRLAIGWAVGFVVSVVGLSLSYLWDLPTGATIVATFGAVLAAVALARGSWALVARLRREGARAGAGLLVVLGVLVALAGLALALVPRADHLWLDTLERVAPAVQAAFLTRSERGVAADSRAAIARGAGELARLRALQADVQWGTRDLGPEERERLRQFLASRDEIVAGDRLVLKTLRQRARERQRYGLGLPLALAGAALIVAGVRLSRG; this is translated from the coding sequence ATGCTCGAGCTGCTCTGGCTCCCCTTCCTGGCCTGCCTGGTGCTGACCGGGATCCACGCCTATCTCGGCCTGCACGTGCTGGCGCGGGGGGTCATCTTCGTGGACCTGGCACTCGCCCAGGTCGCCGCGCTCGGCGCCACCGCGGCGCTGCTGGCGGGCCACGCAGCCCAGAGCGATGCCGCCTACTACTACTCGCTGGCCTTCACGGCGACCGGCGCCGCGCTCTTCGCGCTCACCCGCGAGCGCCGCGGTGTGGTGCCGCAAGAGGCGATCATCGGGATCGTCTACGCCGTCGCCGCGTCGCTCACGGTGCTCGTCCTCGACCGCGTGCCCCAGGGCGGTGAGCAGATCAAGCAGCTCCTCGTCGGCAGCATCCTGAACGTCACCGGCGACGAGGTCGCGCGCGTGGCCACGCTCTACGCGATGGTCGGACTGGCCCACTGGCTCTGCCGCAGGCCGCTGCTGGCGATCTCGCTCGGCGGCGCCCCGCCGCGGGCACGGCTCTGGGACTTCCTCTTCTACTTCACCTTCGGCCTGGTCGTGACCAGCTCGGTCCGGATGGCCGGCGTGCTCCTGGTGTTCTCCTACCTCATCGTGCCCGCCGTGGCCGGTGCCTGGCTGGCGCCGAGGCTCGGCGGCCGTCTGGCCATCGGCTGGGCGGTCGGCTTCGTCGTCAGCGTCGTCGGGCTCAGCCTCTCGTACCTCTGGGATCTGCCCACAGGCGCAACGATCGTCGCTACCTTCGGGGCCGTCCTCGCGGCTGTCGCTCTGGCCCGGGGGTCGTGGGCCCTCGTCGCCCGCCTCAGGCGCGAGGGCGCCCGCGCCGGCGCGGGGCTGCTCGTCGTGCTGGGTGTGCTCGTGGCGCTGGCGGGGCTCGCGCTGGCGCTCGTTCCCCGCGCCGATCACCTCTGGCTCGACACCCTCGAGCGCGTCGCGCCCGCCGTCCAGGCCGCGTTCCTCACGCGCTCCGAGCGCGGTGTCGCCGCCGACAGCCGCGCGGCGATCGCCCGTGGCGCCGGTGAGCTCGCGCGCCTGCGGGCGCTCCAGGCGGACGTCCAGTGGGGCACGCGCGATCTCGGCCCGGAGGAGCGCGAGCGCCTGCGCCAGTTCCTGGCCAGCCGCGACGAGATCGTGGCCGGCGATCGCCTCGTGCTGAAGACGCTTCGGCAGAGAGCGCGCGAGCGCCAGCGCTACGGGCTGGGGCTGCCGCTGGCGCTGGCGGGAGCGGCGCTGATCGTGGCCGGTGTCCGCCTGAGCCGCGGCTAG